In the genome of Cucurbita pepo subsp. pepo cultivar mu-cu-16 unplaced genomic scaffold, ASM280686v2 Cp4.1_scaffold003387, whole genome shotgun sequence, the window ATTAGACGAAAGGTTGATATAACAACTAAAATGCTTGTAGGCCTAGTCGAACGCATCAATCGTCGGCAAGGCACACCAAAGAGGCCCGTGCCGGTAGACACATACATCTTTGCAATCATCGACGAGGACGCAAAGAGCATTCAACCGGGGAGTTTCGAGCGACATTGGGGAGTTTTCAATAACGATGGAACAATCAAGTACTCTTTGAACATGGGGAAGGGGAGGTCCTTGGTTCCAGCCAAAGGAGTTCGATACTTGCCAAAGCAGTGGTGCGTGATGTCACCGCAAGCTAGTCTGTCGGATCCCAATCTTCCAAATAGCGTTGCATATGCTTGCGACCATGCTGATTGCACAAGCCTTACCTACGGCTCCTCCTGCAGCCAACTTGATGCAAAAAGCAACGTTTCATATGCTTTCAATGCCTATTTTCAAACAATGAACCAGAGTTCTTCCGCATGCAAATTTTCGAACCTAGCAACGGTTACCACCGTCGATCCCTCTCCGCCTAATCAAGGCAACACCCGGGATGGCTGCCGATTTGCGATTATGATCGATACTTCCAAAAGACGTCGACTTGCAAGACCGCCCAGAACTTCCTC includes:
- the LOC111786912 gene encoding glucan endo-1,3-beta-glucosidase 5-like, which produces GLPSGGNFRPDIRDLMVNIIKFLSNNAAPLTINIYPFLSLNADPHFPKEYAFFNGNAAPVIDGSISYTNVLDANFDTLVSALEKNGFSNMPIIIGEVGWPTDGDPSANKANAQRFNQGLVERINRRQGTPKRPVPVDTYIFAIIDEDAKSIQPGSFERHWGVFNNDGTIKYSLNMGKGRSLVPAKGVRYLPKQWCVMSPQASLSDPNLPNSVAYACDHADCTSLTYGSSCSQLDAKSNVSYAFNAYFQTMNQSSSACKFSNLATVTTVDPSPPNQGNTRDGCRFAIMIDTSKRRRLARPPRTSSASPRIAHISCCHGITLLLALFVLILKY